A single region of the Malus sylvestris chromosome 8, drMalSylv7.2, whole genome shotgun sequence genome encodes:
- the LOC126631599 gene encoding patatin-like protein 2 — MSSLFSQMERARSFLQSPTYGNLVTVLSIDGGGIRGIIPGTILSFLESELQKLDGEGARLADYFDVIAGTSTGGLVTAMLTTPDEHDRPLFSAKDINAFYLEQCPKIFPQDSAPVFGKAVDMVKAMTGPKYDGKYLHKIVKEKLGDKRLNDTLTNVVIPTFDIKRLQPTIFSSYEAKKNSSIDALLSDICIATSAAPTYLPAHHFKTKTSTGETREFDLIDGGVAANNPALVAIGEVTREVHQGNSDFSFSMRPTDYGRFLVVSLGTGSAKCEEKYHANDVAKWGLVAWLSSGGSCPLVDVFTQASSDMIDFHLANVFHALNCEKSYLRIQDDTLEKTVSSVDIATEENLNNLIKVGEKLLKKPVSRVNLDTGVFEPTHQSTNEEALVRIAGILSRERKVRETRSPHGKGAVTSSN, encoded by the exons atgtctTCTCTTTTTTCTCAAATGGAGAGAGCAAGATCATTTCTTCAGTCTCCCACTTATGGAAACCTCGTCACTGTTCTTAGCATTGACGGAGGTGGTATCCGAGGGATTATCCCCGGAACTATACTCAGCTTCCTGGAGTCTGAGCTTCAG AAGCTGGATGGTGAAGGTGCAAGGCTAGCAGATTACTTTGATGTGATTGCAGGGACTAGCACAGGTGGCCTCGTGACTGCCATGCTTACTACTCCAGATGAACATGATCGTCCCTTGTTCTCTGCTAAAGATATTAACGCTTTCTATCTCGAACAATGCCCGAAAATCTTCCCCCAGGACAG CGCTCCAGTATTTGGTAAGGCCGTGGATATGGTAAAAGCTATGACAGGACCGAAGTATGATGGGAAGTATCTACATAAGatagtgaaggaaaaattaggAGACAAACGATTGAACGACACATTGACTAACGTTGTAATCCCAACTTTTGATATAAAGCGGCTCCAACCAACCATCTTCTCCAGCTATGAg GCCAAGAAGAACAGTAGCATAGATGCTTTACTCTCGGACATATGCATTGCAACTTCAGCAGCCCCAACTTATCTTCCAGCACatcattttaaaacaaaaacttccACTGGTGAAACAAGAGAATTCGATCTCATTGATGGTGGTGTCGCTGCTAATAACCCG GCTTTGGTTGCTATAGGCGAAGTGACGAGGGAAGTCCACCAGGGAAATTCCGACTTCAGCTTTTCCATGAGACCAACTGATTATGGTCGGTTCTTAGTTGTATCGTTGGGTACTGGTTCAGCAAAATGTGAGGAGAAGTACCATGCCAATGACGTAGCTAAATGGGGTCTTGTGGCATGGTTGAGCAGCGGAGGTTCTTGTCCACTGGTCGATGTATTTACACAAGCCAGTAGTGACATGATAGATTTTCACCTTGCCAATGTTTTCCATGCTCTTAACTGTGAGAAAAGTTATCTCCGAATTCAG GATGATACATTGGAGAAGACAGTGTCTTCAGTGGACATTGCTACGGAGGAAAACTTGAATAATCTTATAAAAGTCGGAGAGAAATTGCTGAAAAAGCCTGTTTCTAGGGTGAATTTGGATACCGGTGTATTTGAACCAACCCATCAATCTACAAATGAAGAGGCTCTCGTAAG GATTGCTGGAATTCTGTCTAGGGAGAGGAAGGTCCGTGAAACGAGATCACCACATGGAAAGGGCGCCGTAACCAGCTCCAACTGA